The Rhipicephalus sanguineus isolate Rsan-2018 chromosome 10, BIME_Rsan_1.4, whole genome shotgun sequence genome segment TTTGAAAGCACTAAATCACTCAATCCTGCCAGAGCAAATCACCTATCCTGCACATGGGTGTTGTAGCTGAAGTCAAGCATGCAGACTGTGCGGAATGAAGCACTTACGTCGGCGTCCGTCGTGTCCACCGGCATGCCCCTAACCATGATGGTGCTGTTTGGAATCTCATCGCGGCGATCTAGGACGCGATCACGGTCCCGGCTGCGGTCCCGGTCTCGATCCCTGTCGCGGTCTCGGTCCCGCCCGCGGTCCCGATCCCACGAATGGTCACGATACGGCCGGTCCCGGTCTCGGTCACGATCGCGGCGCCTCGGCCGCTCACGGTCCACGTCGTCGTAGTCTCTTCTGCGGGGGTACCGGTCCGGCGGTTCATCTAGGTCGCGGTAGTCCACATCACGGGCCGCCACTTCACGGTTGACCGGCGACTGTAGAATCAGAATAGCATGGTTTAAATGCGCTGTGCACGAAGTCGGAGCTGAACAGGGTGTCCACCATATAAATTTTTCCGAATTCTCCAACTTTTCCGGGCTTTCTGTGATGATTCTGAGCATATTCACCCACTAGTGTAAGCCTGCTTGGAAAACTGACTGTGTACTGCAAGCGAGCCCGCgagtggttaaaaaaaaaatgtaaaaaaaaggacaCTTGCATAAACTGAGTACAGAACTGAGGATGCCTATTGTATTGCCACCAAATGAGTTTGACCCGGCCCGATGCTTCTGGCCAAACGAATCTGACGATGAGTTTGATCCGGCCAGTGCTTCTGGCCAAACCAGAATGCCTTCAAGCCAAGCCGAGGTCAGCCAGAGAAACAAGCACAAGTTTATCAGCATGAATAACGTCACAAAATAGTAATTGAGATATCCTGTGAGATCTGTAGAAGCAACAGTTATGCACTGTCTCTTTTTTAAGTTTCTGCTTAGCCGTTTACTGTGGTTGTGAAAAAAGGAGCGACTTTAGAAGCCTTGATCAAAGGCAAAGATTGTTTTCAGAACGGCTGTACAGACTGTAAATAGtcaataaaactttttgttgggctagttggttattcgacatagtgtaggatgatcagcgcaaccttgactcccgcaaacagtcacacaaacactcactcatccacccaaggaacacacacgacactcagcgctcactaccagctgtttattgcacctgaatgaccctcttgtataggtacagaaaaatgcgcaaaaccaatgaagaagaaaaggtgcgcatgtggaaaGCAACACACAAGTGAAGTATGAGCGCCCCCACCCCACCAGGCAAAAAGATtaaacaaattgaaaaagaaatacggaaaagcagataaaccagcagatcactaaatccttgcctcgagaaaagatatttcctgttgatataacaccaacgacggctcgctaacacaattgtccttattttttccaataaaatatGCTTCCAACAGCAGAAGTGCAGATGATTTCAAGCTTCTTCCAAGAACCTGCGTGTCTGTAAATCGTGGTTCACACCCACATGCGGAAGTATGCGCCACAAGATGCGCATACTTATCCTCATTTTTATTAACCTTTAGCGCATGCTCCCTAagccggtcatttaggcatctctcGGTCATCCCGATGTACTCTTTACCGCAGGATAATGGAATAGAGTATACAACTCCGGTGGAACATTTGACGTAGGCTTTCTCATTTTTCTTCAGGCAACCGCGTCTCTTGCTATCGCAAATGCGCGGACACAACTTGGCTAGCTTTTCTGGCGCCGAAAAGACCAGAGCCACTCCATGCCTAgcagcaaccttcttcaggttatgggagagcttgtgcacatacggcattACATGAAGCTTAGAACCCAATGGGTCCCAAGCAGCTCCATCCCTTTGTGTTCCACGTTTCATCTTCTGCATGAGAGCCTCGGCGACCGTGTTTATGACCGACGAAGGGAAGCGCGCCGCCGTTGAGTGTTGAGCGccgagtgtcgtgtgtgttcctcgggtggatgagtgagtgtttgcgggagtcaaggttgcactgatcatcctacactatgtaaATAGTCAGTTTCCATGAACCGGCTAGGTTTTTTAAAAAATTCCATGACGATTCTCCCGAATTTTGCAGATATGTCTAAGAGCCTTTTCATAATCCATAAGTGCGCTTCCGTGCACTGCATATTAGCCCagctaatggcggcacctgtcgtccttcaagtggagacgaggtcgtagttgcacgtgctggggcctGTCTATTATGAGTGTTCATATCAAAACagccgagtctacatttcccgcttcatagcgcaagcaaactgcgcttgaacacgctgtttgcagtgagtgactagccgccattagttgggctaactgcacCGCATGAACGTTAGCTTTACAATTATGCAAAGGGTCTTCTTCCAGGATGGTAGACACTCCGGCTGAATCAAAAGGGCTACTCACCGTATCGTAGTCACGGCGATCGTAGTAGTCGCGGTCCAACACGCGGTCCCGGTCCATCAAACGCTCGCGGTCTACCAAGCGCTCGCGGTCCATCAAACGCTCGCGTTCCAGCATCCGCTCCCTCTCCAACATTCGCTCCCGTTCCAGCATTCGGTCGCGGTCCCGGTCTCGGTCGCGACCGCGGTAGTCCCGGCCTCGGTTCCGTTCGCCCCGTCGGTCCCTGCAAAACAACGGCAACCAAGGTGAGCGACAAGTGCCGTACGTTCCTGCAGACTGTATTTTTGAAAAGTTTCCACCTGTCACGGTCCCTCTGACGCTCGTCCCGGGTCGGTGGCGGTGGAGGTCCGGGCATCGCGGTGCCGTCGTAGTCGCCCGGCTCCATGAGGTCTCCGTACTCGCGCAGGTACTCGATGCTCATCGTTGTGCCGCCGGCGGGCTGAGCTCCTCCTTAAAGCACTGAAGATGACGACGGGCCATGGTTGAGACACGCATAATAGATCGCGCAAGGTACAGAGCCCAGCATCGGACCAGCTCGACGATCAGTGCCTATGCAAACGTCTCCTATGCCACCGCCGCTTCGACTCCTGGGTCGCGGTATTCCCCGTAAGCAAGCCTCACCTTGATGCAGGATCGGTTCCTTCTTGCGCAGAACTCGCTTTAAAGCTTTTAGAAATGCAATGCCTCTTGCTCGTCGAGCGAAGGTTGGCGCTTGCCGCTAAAGGGCAGGTAAACGCCGCAGCATTGATCAAAATGGCGAATACGCAGAAAAGCCACCGGAGGGAAGCCAGGGAAGCCGCCAGGAGCGCACGAGCCAACAACGGCCACTCGCTTTCTCTATAAATGAGACGTGAAAATAACTGCAGGCCCAGAAGAGTTCGTCTTATTCAGACGGCCGTCTGCTAACACGAGGTTTTTGCTGGTTTTTGCGCCGGAGAAGTCATGCTGAAGTTCCTGAGCTTTCCACGCAACTACCGTAGAATGTCCTGACGTGCAGCCGCCTGGATTACTCCGTGGTTCGCATTACCGTTGTGCGCACGTTGGCCGAATACGTGCTCACAGATCGTGAGTTTTCTTGAGCAGTCGACGCGACGCATAAACGAATCGCGATGCAACTTCAAGACGACTCGAAAATTAGCAGCTCTCCTGATGGCCTCCGGAGCGAGATGTTTCGACCGGAGGACTATCAAGAGAGCAGAATTATGGCGAACGAAACCGGCATGGACCGTGTGAAGATCATGTTCGATCTCAGGTACGGGCATTGAAACTGttgtccacttctgtttaaacgTGTGTTGGATAAGAGTGCTAGAAACCCACGTGATATCACATAGGGTGCAGCAGTGTTCATTGTATTGTTTATCGGGTGTTTCTTGTAGTACACCGACACCGTGAAgtatagacctcgtgagctggtatggtggcgctactgctctcgccctctatcgggctagcggcgcactgttaagattgtcgcctacgggcccgtctgcatgtttcaaggcggcggctacggttgcggcggccgctgttctccaagaacggccaccgtagttcttttttttttgtgtctgcgtgtgtaaatacgctgtgctaacttatgtttatgtttttcttcctatCTAAAGCTGCAGcaggttcaaagctgcagcgcactaggcctattggcctcgagatcttggagtggcgccctctcgcgtgtgacgtcagagcaaggacactccgctctcaaccgcgctgcagaagccactgctcctgtatgcggaccgtctgcttcaggcggaaactttgtcgaacgaacagcctcgcgacggtcaactaacgcctgcaacgaatgttttcgagtgtaatcttgaacttgttttagttgcggcccaatcgacagggccaagaaatgccccggatggccgacgagtgcgccgatgccaccggccgcattgctggtaagaaagtgaaactatgtgtgagtgttctcgctcgttatcttgtttccgccgtacgacgctaattagtttgggtgtttctttcgatatttcactaagcgtgccgttctccagcatctacaagtatgtacataaagcttgtgaaaggtcgcggtgcctcgtcggggcgaggcggtgtacgacgcaggccacgttgttgaatgcacggtcgaggccgtcaacggagatcgcatcaccgtcgcagctttcgtcctgcaaacaagtgtgCAAGCGCTCCCTTGTTGCACACCCCACTGCCGATGCCCACGATCGCAgcttgtcccgtaatgttggttcactgagaacgatattacgtcgtagttcatattaacaccgcacagggccgtcgcatcgGCATTAGattataacaaatagttaatcgctgattataccacgcacagggccacagagattaacgtggcaaaggcaagctgggtcgagtttcacgacacgcagcctaacgaaaagcttaaagagctccgcttttaaaaacgTGTCTGTACTGCCTCAGGGGAaagcttttagagaatgtgcactaaacagcgacAACATGTTTTGCTTacgaatttatgataagcagtccgctaggcgctcgcttgccttcataattaaaatacgtatgtacaccatccaaacgCAGctgtagtctcagatatcctgcgccgctaagctgagctcacgaggtgcgctttcctgcgaggtgattcggaggccgcgtcgtcggctccttgtctaggggccttcgcggcaggttgtgggacggcaccgcacctggtgtaagtcgcctatgcgtATAGCCTGCGTGTAATAAACGgtttaagtattggcgaggcacTCTAAACGCgatcacaagcttacctaagagtggcgcgtacggtgggtagcagaagtcactgtccgcgaagtgcttgccgcacactgtcgatgaaggcgtggggtgctttcccattctgagcttgactatccacttcttcttcagcttcgagtccttaggatagttgtgaaagctaacgcctttttcacgaatggacgaagtacactgaggcacagggCAGTACTTCACCACTgtgcagcactcgccgcggagacatgcggccgcagttctaagaaacaaaaagctgtagttctaaatgaatgttaaaagcagacccacggttgttctaacagcgtcagtagccactaTACGCAAGATAACCGATTGAACTGCTTTTTCGTTCAGATTTACCACtgcggtggtttcaacacggtgctgggcctacgtagcagacgaaagcgcgcgaatccccgctctgacgtcatacaggcgccgttcgcagcgccgtcgtcggtcgcacaccaggccaataggcctagtgcgctgcagcctgcagctttgatgatgatgatgtctgtggtcttcccctttgtaccgggggggggggcaccttttagtgtcctgaccggaacgagaaacaaataaattttaaaaataaaagagagaaggaaagaaaaatcacaccaggtcCATGAACATCACAATTGTTCACCGTCTCCCTGACCACCACTGTAGAAGCCTTGCTTTTGCTATTGCTGTCATTGCCTGGGGTGCACGTTGGTATCGCGGCTACCGCCTCCATCCGGtgcgccacagtctttcacaaagccgagtgcctccggtagtgtggcgccatctgtctgacGTGGACACAGGCGTTCGCAGTGAAGCACCAGGTGTTCAATGCTCTCCTCGTCTTTCCCGCATGTCCTGCACTGCAGCCAACGGCGGGTCTAAGTGACGCCGATACACCCGAGTGCGGAGCGCTCCAGCACAGGCCTCAAACAGAAGTGCACTGCCGACACTATTGTCGTATAAGCGTTCGGCGGAGATGGTCTTGTGGGCTCTGTATAGGGCCAGGCTAGGTTTCTTCTCCATAGCCGCCTGCCACATCGACGTCTCAGCTTCCTGCACTCTATTCCGTACTCTTACTGCCCATTTTCTCTCGCTGTCCTCCTGGACGGGGTCAGTAAAAAGGGAGTACTTGCAGCACAGATTGTGGAGACGCCTGCGCCATGGTGTGTTCATGCCCTTGATAGCTGTGTATCAGCCCACCGACGGGCCCACCGCTGGTCGTTCATGAGGTGAAGACGGCCTTCGTAGGCCGCCTTGCTCCTTGCCTCTCGTGCCTCATAACTTGACCATCCGAGGTCACCCTGCACAGCTTCGACCGCTACACGTCCATGACACGCCAGCGCCAGTCGCCCAACCTCACGCTGACCTCTTTCCAACCACTGGCGTGTTGCTGCGGACAGGCAGATGACGGCGTTGGCGAATGTCAGCACTGGCACATGTACTGCCTTCCACAGTTCGCGCACCAGTACAAACCAGTTGCAGCCCCACAGGCTCCGCCGTCGCAACACGTTGGCGGCCCTCACAGAAGCCTAtcgaacgtgctcctcttgcttgtCATAGAGATCTGCGGAGGTGCAAAGGTTGACACCGAAATACCGGTACTTGTCTGATACCGGA includes the following:
- the LOC119372592 gene encoding U1 small nuclear ribonucleoprotein 70 kDa, coding for MSIEYLREYGDLMEPGDYDGTAMPGPPPPPTRDERQRDRDRDRRGERNRGRDYRGRDRDRDRDRMLERERMLERERMLERERLMDRERLVDRERLMDRDRVLDRDYYDRRDYDTSPVNREVAARDVDYRDLDEPPDRYPRRRDYDDVDRERPRRRDRDRDRDRPYRDHSWDRDRGRDRDRDRDRDRDRSRDRDRVLDRRDEIPNSTIMVRGMPVDTTDADLRNEVVRYGLEPKDIRLMKRKDTGGHLSSFFFSLVCYTAVFCDYVFMYD